A genomic stretch from Burkholderiaceae bacterium DAT-1 includes:
- a CDS encoding PQQ-binding-like beta-propeller repeat protein, giving the protein MRTSYLTSLTAISAGLLLSACGGGGDSAPPAPQGQLTLSGSATQITTQYDLPGSFVLHVKNTGPMGVTNITPSAPAGTKVSNDACHSIVLAIGETCDVTYSYAGTAVASGNFAFNVNFSFDAKVGQSSLSVPYQFTESQWAKVSEWQGYRGNPKRTGYVPVTLDATRISEEYSGLLNSQTMQISDISEHNGNIFLVSRDVTGTPNLTALDQSSHKIAWSKNISMYVGSYYSQNLAPIAAAGNVYIAGSNYYGYLGSFSAKDGSLNTYSSNVGNVGSLTFVGKSIFATPGNCGSVTRTDPNTLQSLWKWSYTTPTVQPNVYMNFYASSVAAFDESIFVCGISQSISDYSGPTSKYSNNQYLLVTQQDSVEKETWIKNTLINTDNYYSYTPGDVVLNEDSSLAFLSSQQGMVAFDLSKKAPIWAAGSGYSSILYGNKVVYLLNGNSYSNTQVSAIDAKSGNTLWTGSISDGGRSSYVVTDSHLFIAGQNKTYAMNLSTKKIDWTTDLSGNLAITKAGKLVITDTNRGVIGIYNLR; this is encoded by the coding sequence ACTCAGATTACTACCCAATACGACTTACCAGGCTCTTTTGTATTGCATGTCAAAAACACCGGTCCAATGGGCGTCACCAATATCACGCCATCAGCACCCGCTGGCACAAAAGTAAGCAACGATGCCTGCCACTCCATTGTGCTAGCAATCGGTGAGACCTGTGACGTGACATATAGTTACGCAGGCACTGCAGTGGCAAGCGGCAATTTCGCTTTCAATGTGAACTTCAGCTTTGATGCCAAGGTGGGACAGTCAAGCTTGTCTGTCCCATATCAGTTTACGGAATCGCAATGGGCAAAGGTTTCGGAATGGCAGGGATACCGTGGCAATCCTAAGCGTACAGGTTATGTCCCCGTCACTTTGGATGCAACAAGAATTTCCGAAGAGTATTCAGGCTTACTCAACAGCCAAACAATGCAAATTAGTGATATCAGTGAGCATAATGGAAACATCTTCCTGGTATCAAGAGATGTGACTGGCACGCCAAACTTGACAGCACTTGACCAATCAAGCCACAAAATTGCATGGTCAAAAAATATCAGCATGTACGTCGGCAGTTATTATAGCCAAAATCTAGCACCCATTGCTGCTGCCGGAAATGTTTATATCGCAGGGAGCAACTATTATGGATACCTTGGTTCATTTTCTGCAAAGGATGGTTCGCTCAATACGTATTCAAGTAACGTCGGAAATGTAGGCTCATTGACATTTGTGGGTAAAAGCATCTTCGCGACACCTGGCAATTGCGGTTCTGTTACGCGCACTGACCCGAACACACTGCAATCTTTGTGGAAATGGAGTTATACCACACCTACCGTTCAACCAAATGTTTACATGAACTTCTACGCATCTAGCGTGGCCGCATTTGATGAATCAATATTTGTTTGCGGTATCTCGCAATCCATTTCTGACTATTCAGGCCCAACATCAAAGTACAGCAACAACCAGTATTTGCTTGTTACACAGCAGGATAGCGTTGAGAAAGAAACCTGGATTAAAAATACTCTCATCAATACCGATAATTATTACAGCTATACGCCTGGCGACGTTGTGCTAAACGAAGATAGCTCATTGGCATTTCTATCGTCTCAACAGGGCATGGTCGCATTTGATCTATCCAAAAAGGCACCTATTTGGGCAGCTGGCTCTGGGTACTCTTCAATACTTTACGGCAATAAAGTTGTTTATCTACTGAACGGCAATTCCTACTCAAATACTCAAGTTTCAGCTATTGACGCAAAAAGTGGTAACACTTTATGGACCGGCTCGATCTCTGATGGGGGTAGATCTTCCTATGTCGTGACTGACTCCCACTTATTCATTGCTGGACAAAACAAAACATACGCAATGAACTTGTCGACTAAAAAGATCGACTGGACTACAGATTTGAGTGGGAACCTAGCCATTACTAAAGCAGGAAAGCTTGTGATTACCGATACCAACCGTGGCGTCATTGGCATCTACAACCTCCGCTAA
- a CDS encoding cell envelope biogenesis protein TolA, which yields MNKLFATLIAASFASLAFAADPAPAPAATVPAAKPAMTAKADTKAAAKPEAKTEAVVAKTDAAKPEAKTSTHASANADSKVEHKTDAKPETAKPAAK from the coding sequence ATGAACAAGCTGTTTGCTACCCTGATTGCTGCTTCTTTTGCTTCGCTGGCCTTTGCTGCAGATCCAGCGCCAGCACCCGCTGCCACCGTACCGGCAGCCAAGCCGGCCATGACAGCCAAGGCGGATACAAAAGCAGCCGCGAAGCCTGAGGCAAAGACGGAGGCCGTGGTCGCGAAAACCGATGCCGCCAAACCCGAAGCGAAGACAAGCACACATGCTTCCGCAAATGCGGACAGCAAGGTCGAGCACAAGACCGATGCCAAACCCGAGACGGCCAAGCCTGCCGCTAAATAA
- a CDS encoding TlpA family protein disulfide reductase: protein MKSRFAVGLGVAGALLGAALIFTGAKATPAPQVSYTSIQGEQITQASLKGKVVLVNFWATTCTGCVAEMPKLMATQNKFAERGLKTVAVAMSYDPPTQVAAFAEARKLPFFVALDGDGKLAKQFGDVNLTPTTFLIDKHGNIVQRYIGEPDFAKLEQLITDKLAEA from the coding sequence ATGAAATCACGGTTTGCCGTTGGTCTGGGCGTTGCAGGTGCACTCCTGGGTGCTGCACTGATTTTTACAGGTGCAAAGGCTACACCTGCGCCGCAAGTCAGCTATACCTCTATCCAAGGTGAACAGATCACGCAGGCTTCGCTCAAGGGGAAGGTCGTGCTGGTGAATTTCTGGGCAACGACCTGCACAGGCTGCGTGGCAGAAATGCCCAAGCTGATGGCTACCCAGAACAAGTTTGCCGAACGTGGCCTGAAGACGGTGGCCGTGGCCATGAGCTACGACCCGCCCACTCAGGTGGCCGCGTTTGCCGAGGCCCGCAAGCTGCCTTTTTTTGTGGCACTGGACGGCGACGGCAAGCTAGCCAAACAGTTCGGTGACGTCAACCTCACGCCCACCACCTTCTTGATCGACAAGCACGGCAACATCGTTCAGCGATACATCGGAGAGCCTGATTTCGCAAAGCTGGAACAGCTGATTACGGACAAGCTCGCCGAAGCCTGA
- a CDS encoding methyl-accepting chemotaxis protein encodes MTISGRLIALIASAISTILLLGGFGLYQFDKIHEETDHTSGATIPAIVASGKLALAVKEIEPVLMALYEEQDEDLIDAFNDKLKKAIVTARTRFQALDALSHDDRQRQLIKDLNGQLEKYERAVANAMTLSASLKTKADAQLVMYSQVLPTRDAVNRSLDLLLKEADTAEANSRDRIEHLLHRATFTYSVLIVVSLLALAAGGWFLYQSIARPLRGMADTVRGIASSLDFTARAPVTHQDEIGETIQAFNELLDVVQISFKDMIAAIHSVVIASIEMHQSAIVMAHTATSGNQAAANMSASIGRVAEGISDVASRTQDAARRSHEAGDVAVEGSETIHTSVNEILAVSAVAHRAEDNMNALDHAASKIGGMVSVIREVADQTNLLALNAAIEAARAGEAGRGFAVVADEVRRLAERTRQTTHDIAEVVSTILDASRLSVGEVRSMVIQLTQGADHAREVSVAIDKIQEGATQVENMVSEISSTMISQDDNANAMAQEVSNIMAMMNATEISAKRTAEFADDMRKLAETMNTIVSRFNVGEVARETGAADGTGDVELF; translated from the coding sequence ATGACCATTTCAGGACGACTAATTGCACTCATCGCCTCAGCCATATCCACCATTCTGCTTCTGGGCGGCTTTGGACTGTATCAGTTCGACAAAATCCATGAAGAAACAGACCATACATCTGGCGCCACTATTCCTGCCATTGTGGCATCAGGCAAGCTTGCCCTTGCGGTAAAGGAAATTGAACCCGTACTGATGGCGCTGTATGAGGAACAGGATGAAGATCTGATTGATGCATTCAATGACAAGCTTAAAAAGGCGATTGTTACCGCGCGGACACGATTTCAGGCGCTGGATGCACTGTCGCATGATGATCGGCAGCGGCAGCTGATAAAAGATCTAAACGGCCAACTCGAGAAGTACGAGAGGGCTGTGGCCAATGCCATGACGCTATCCGCGAGTCTCAAAACCAAAGCTGATGCACAGCTGGTCATGTACTCGCAAGTGTTACCCACGCGTGATGCAGTGAATCGCTCTTTGGATTTGCTGCTTAAGGAAGCAGATACCGCAGAAGCGAATAGTCGTGATCGGATTGAGCATTTGCTGCATCGCGCCACCTTTACCTATTCGGTTCTCATCGTCGTCTCTTTGCTTGCATTGGCAGCGGGCGGCTGGTTTTTGTATCAAAGTATCGCCCGACCCTTGCGCGGTATGGCCGATACGGTACGTGGCATTGCCTCCTCGCTAGACTTCACCGCCCGTGCGCCAGTCACTCATCAAGATGAAATTGGTGAAACCATTCAGGCATTTAACGAGCTGCTGGATGTGGTGCAAATCAGTTTCAAGGACATGATTGCCGCGATTCACTCGGTGGTGATTGCATCCATCGAAATGCACCAGTCAGCCATTGTGATGGCGCACACCGCGACCAGTGGCAATCAGGCGGCGGCCAATATGTCTGCCAGTATCGGTCGTGTCGCGGAGGGGATCAGTGATGTGGCCAGCCGCACCCAGGACGCAGCACGTCGTAGCCATGAAGCGGGTGACGTGGCGGTTGAGGGGAGCGAAACCATCCATACCAGCGTGAACGAAATTCTCGCCGTCTCTGCCGTCGCGCATCGGGCGGAAGACAATATGAATGCGCTTGATCATGCCGCCTCCAAGATTGGCGGGATGGTGTCGGTGATTCGTGAAGTGGCGGATCAAACCAATCTGCTGGCACTCAACGCTGCGATCGAAGCTGCACGCGCAGGTGAGGCCGGTCGCGGCTTTGCTGTGGTGGCTGATGAGGTACGGCGTCTGGCCGAGCGCACCCGGCAAACCACGCATGACATTGCGGAGGTTGTCAGCACCATTCTGGATGCATCGCGCCTGTCAGTGGGTGAAGTACGTTCGATGGTGATTCAGTTGACTCAGGGAGCGGATCACGCACGTGAGGTCAGTGTCGCCATCGACAAGATTCAGGAAGGTGCAACGCAAGTGGAAAACATGGTGAGCGAGATTTCGTCCACTATGATCAGCCAAGATGACAACGCGAATGCGATGGCGCAAGAAGTCAGCAATATCATGGCGATGATGAATGCGACCGAAATTTCAGCGAAACGCACTGCAGAATTTGCTGATGATATGCGCAAGCTGGCTGAAACCATGAACACGATTGTCAGCCGCTTTAATGTAGGTGAAGTTGCGCGTGAAACAGGTGCAGCCGACGGTACGGGTGATGTCGAACTGTTCTAG
- a CDS encoding beta-lactamase family protein, whose protein sequence is MNALLSRMLGTALVTLACFSSLSATELDSKSKQAIHDIVGTALKKHGTPSVSVAIVTDNEVAFTGAWGKASLNPVRDAKPDMRYAIGSVSKQFTAAALLMLEADGKLSLDDKVSRYLPDMGAGGEATIRQLLAHTSGMRDYWPQDYVFRDMLTPVTADQIIDRFARQPLDFAPGERWQYSNTGYVVAGKIFEQVAGEPLLSFLQRRVFKPLNMLSAMDFDQHTLDAHDPVPYTGYLMGPIQQAPRAGEGWMFAAGALAMTAEDLAKWDISLMRESLMPHAQYAAFTREVLLNNGAGSQYGLGLSVKLKNESRVLSHGGEVSGFVSSNTVYPDKHLAVVVLTNSDANNAAASISEKIEEMLLKAGAPTDEAMLQQAKAIFTQLQQGKIDRTLFSDNGNHYFNETVLKQAMTSLGSLGKVKSFEQVRTSTRGGMTNRAFKVKADKGNVKVLTRTWINGPIEQFTVSPD, encoded by the coding sequence ATGAACGCTCTGCTCAGCCGCATGCTTGGTACGGCTCTGGTCACACTGGCCTGCTTCTCCTCCCTGTCTGCTACGGAACTGGATAGCAAAAGCAAACAGGCCATTCATGACATTGTTGGCACTGCACTGAAAAAGCACGGCACGCCCAGCGTATCCGTGGCCATCGTGACAGACAATGAAGTGGCCTTTACCGGCGCGTGGGGCAAGGCCAGCCTGAATCCGGTTCGCGATGCCAAACCCGATATGCGCTATGCCATCGGCTCGGTGAGCAAGCAATTTACCGCAGCCGCCCTGTTAATGCTGGAAGCCGACGGCAAATTGAGTCTGGACGACAAGGTGTCCAGGTATTTGCCAGATATGGGCGCCGGCGGGGAGGCCACGATTAGGCAGTTACTGGCGCACACATCGGGCATGCGTGACTACTGGCCACAGGATTATGTGTTTCGCGACATGCTGACACCGGTCACAGCCGATCAGATCATCGACCGGTTTGCGCGGCAGCCACTGGATTTTGCCCCGGGCGAGCGCTGGCAATACAGCAATACCGGCTATGTGGTCGCAGGGAAGATCTTCGAACAGGTGGCGGGCGAACCTTTGCTGAGCTTTTTGCAGCGTCGCGTGTTCAAGCCACTGAACATGCTCAGCGCCATGGATTTTGATCAGCACACACTGGATGCGCATGATCCGGTGCCCTACACCGGCTATCTGATGGGCCCGATCCAGCAAGCGCCGCGTGCAGGCGAGGGCTGGATGTTTGCAGCGGGCGCACTGGCGATGACGGCTGAAGATCTGGCCAAATGGGATATTTCGCTGATGCGTGAGTCACTCATGCCGCATGCGCAATATGCCGCGTTCACTCGCGAAGTGTTGCTGAATAATGGCGCGGGCAGCCAATATGGTCTGGGTCTGAGCGTGAAACTGAAGAACGAATCACGTGTACTGTCGCACGGCGGCGAAGTGTCCGGCTTTGTGTCCTCGAATACAGTTTATCCGGACAAACATCTGGCAGTGGTGGTGCTCACTAACTCGGATGCCAATAATGCCGCTGCCAGCATCTCGGAAAAAATCGAAGAGATGCTATTAAAGGCGGGCGCCCCGACTGATGAGGCGATGCTTCAGCAAGCCAAAGCTATTTTCACACAACTGCAGCAAGGCAAAATTGACCGCACGCTGTTCAGCGACAACGGCAATCATTATTTCAACGAGACCGTACTCAAGCAGGCCATGACCAGTCTGGGCAGCTTAGGCAAGGTGAAGTCATTCGAACAGGTGCGCACATCGACACGCGGAGGCATGACCAATCGTGCATTCAAGGTCAAGGCAGACAAGGGCAATGTGAAGGTACTGACCCGCACCTGGATCAATGGCCCGATCGAGCAGTTTACCGTATCACCCGATTGA